The ANME-2 cluster archaeon genomic sequence TTTTTCGAGCTCTTGATCCTTGATGAGGGTGTTGACTGTTACGTATGCTTTAACTTTGTTAATGTGGGCGTAATCAATAGCCCATTCAAGTTCATCATGGGTGAGGGCGGCATCATGCCTTGCACTTAAAGTTGGTCCGCCGAAATATACGGCGTCTGCTCCGTTTTGAATTGCTGTGATAAGGGCTTCTTTGCTTCCGGCTGGTGCTAATAGTTCGGGTTTGTGCATTAGGGTGTTATAGTAATGTGGGGCGTTAAATAGGTAATGGGGATTGTGTTGAGCGAATGAATGACCCCGAACTTTGATATCGGTTAAGTCCAGGTCATTAAAATAGATGTTCAGAAATAAGCTTCAAGATTAATTATATTTTTTATTTTCAATTAGAGGTGTAATCCGATTAATTTCGTTCTGCTATCCAAGAGGTTATATCATTATCCGATAATCTGTGATTGTTGAATATGTTATCATTGTTAGTGCAAGCAGTAATATTGGTACTCATTGCAAATGATTGAATGTAATTTTAAGGGTGATCATTATTTCTTAAATAATTTTAATTAGGGGGAGATATGGATCTTAAATCACTTGAAAAGGAATTAAGGAAAAAGGTTTGTAACGAAATTGAATTATTCCCTAAAGGTAAAGATAGGTTCGTAATTTCAGCTCCATTTACATTTGAAGATGGGGATTTCCTGAATGTGGTCCTTAAAAAGAATGGGGCTGGGTGGTATTTCACTGATGAGGGGCACACTTTCATGCATCTATCTTATGATGATCTAGACTTTGAGAGAGGCAAAAGGAAAGAAATCATTAATTCGGTCCTTAAGGCACACTATCTTGAAAACGATAGTGGAGAATTGAAATGTACTGTTGAAGATAATTATTTTGGAGATGCATTTTATACTTTTATCCAGGGACTTATCAAGGTAACAGATATTGTAGCTAAAATTTGATTACATTTAAATTTCTACTGTATAATCACAATTAAAATCCATAATGTCCGGTATCTGTGTTCATCTGTGTTTATCTGTGGTTATCTGTGGTTAATAATGAAATTGAAATAATCCCAGCCTGCTTCCTTTCTGCACTCACCCGAGTGACAATTCCTAGTGTTGCTGCCTGCCACCTGACTTGATGTACTGGAAGTAAGGCGCGGGTGGGGCTGCTGAAGGTGATGTTTCGGCAGGACGCTTGCTGGAATATGTAAAACGCTGGAGAAGGGAGTTTATCAACGGCTCACAGATGTTGC encodes the following:
- a CDS encoding DUF1828 domain-containing protein, yielding MDLKSLEKELRKKVCNEIELFPKGKDRFVISAPFTFEDGDFLNVVLKKNGAGWYFTDEGHTFMHLSYDDLDFERGKRKEIINSVLKAHYLENDSGELKCTVEDNYFGDAFYTFIQGLIKVTDIVAKI